In the Harmonia axyridis chromosome 3, icHarAxyr1.1, whole genome shotgun sequence genome, one interval contains:
- the LOC123675645 gene encoding flocculation protein FLO11-like isoform X2 produces MKNIYEFDYAWRKVLVEIFRNRILVLFISANIFIGLGRAEDDLQFSTDTHIQDVSNSFKNELKRHKGSNDITHENGRDEDRKLKWAEYHDYNDLPPEEEQFPRTRTESPGRDEYNTGPELPPEEEPFPSTTTESPTIPPTSFPSTTTESPSIPPTSFPSATTESSSIPLTSFPSTTTESPSIPPTSFPSITTESPSIPPTSFPSITTESPSIPPTSFPSITTESPSIPPTSFPSTTTESPSIPPTSFPSITTESPSIPPTFFPGTTTESPSIPPTSFPSTTTESPNIPPTSFPSTTTESPTIPPTSFSSTTTESPSIPPTSFPSTTTESPSIPPTSFPSTTTESPNIPPTSFPGTTTESPSIPPTSFPSATTESSSIPLTSFPSTTTESPSIPPTSFPSITTESPSIPPTSFPSITTESPSIPPTSFPSITTESPSIPPTSFPSTTTESPSIPPTFFPGTTTESPSIPPTSFPSTTTESPSIPPTSFPSTTTESPSIPPTSFPSTTTESPSIPPTSFPSTTTESPSIPPTSFPSTTTESPSIPPTFFPGTTTESPSIPPTSFPGTTTESPSIPPWSFPSTTTESPSVSPTSFPSTTTESPSIPPRSFPSTTTESPSITPQSSALKRIVNLFYHIPNSDVIIHNYNN; encoded by the exons ATCTTCAGGAATAGGATTTTGGTTCTTTTTATATCTGCCAACATCTTCATTGGCTTAG GTCGAGCTGAAGATGATTTGCAGTTCTCCACAGATACACATATACAAGATGTTtcgaattcattcaaaaacgaACTGAAACGTCATAAAGGGTCAAATGATATAACCCATGAAAATGGTCGTGATGAGGACAGAAAGCTGAAATGGGCTGAATATCATGACTATAATGACCTACCACCTGAAGAAGAACAATTTCCTAGAACAAGAACTGAGTCACCAGGTAGGGATGAATATAATACAGGACCAGAACTACCACCTGAAGAAGAACCATTTCCTAGTACAACAACTGAGTCACCAACTATACCGCCCACGTCTTTTCCTAGTACAACAACTGAGTCACCAAGTATTCCGCCCACGTCTTTTCCTAGTGCAACAACTGAGTCATCAAGTATACCGCTCACGTCTTTTCCTAGTACAACAACTGAGTCACCAAGTATACCGCCCACGTCTTTTCCTAGTATAACAACTGAGTCACCAAGTATACCGCCCACGTCTTTTCCTAGTATAACAACTGAGTCACCAAGTATACCGCCCACGTCTTTTCCTAGTATAACAACTGAGTCACCAAGTATACCGCCCACGTCTTTTCCTAGTACAACAACTGAGTCACCAAGTATACCGCCCACGTCTTTTCCTAGTATAACAACTGAGTCACCAAGTATACCGCCCACGTTTTTTCCTGGTACAACAACTGAGTCACCAAGTATACCGCCCACGTCTTTTCCTAGTACAACAACTGAGTCTCCAAATATACCGCCCACGTCTTTTCCTAGTACAACAACTGAGTCACCAACTATACCGCCCACGTCTTTTTCTAGTACAACAACTGAGTCACCGAGTATACCGCCCACGTCTTTTCCTAGTACAACAACTGAGTCACCAAGTATACCGCCCACGTCTTTTCCTAGTACAACAACTGAGTCTCCAAATATACCGCCCACGTCTTTTCCTGGTACAACAACTGAGTCACCAAGTATTCCGCCCACGTCTTTTCCTAGTGCAACAACTGAGTCATCAAGTATACCGCTCACGTCTTTTCCTAGTACAACAACTGAGTCACCAAGTATACCGCCCACGTCTTTTCCTAGTATAACAACTGAGTCACCAAGTATACCGCCCACGTCTTTTCCTAGTATAACAACTGAGTCACCAAGTATACCGCCCACGTCTTTTCCTAGTATAACAACTGAGTCACCAAGTATACCGCCCACGTCTTTTCCTAGTACAACAACTGAGTCACCAAGTATACCGCCCACGTTTTTTCCTGGTACAACAACTGAGTCACCAAGTATACCGCCCACGTCTTTTCCTAGTACAACAACTGAGTCACCAAGTATACCGCCCACGTCTTTTCCTAGTACAACAACTGAGTCACCAAGTATACCGCCCACGTCTTTTCCTAGTACAACAACTGAGTCACCAAGTATACCGCCCACCTCTTTTCCTAGTACAACAACTGAGTCACCAAGTATACCGCCCACGTCTTTTCCTAGTACAACAACTGAGTCACCAAGTATACCGCCCACGTTTTTTCCTGGTACAACAACTGAGTCACCAAGTATACCGCCCACGTCTTTTCCTGGTACAACAACTGAGTCACCAAGTATACCGCCCTGGTCTTTTCCTAGTACAACAACTGAGTCACCAAGTGTATCGCCCACGTCTTTTCCTAGTACAACAACTGAGTCACCAAGTATACCGCCCCGGTCTTTTCCTAGTACAACAACTGAGTCACCAAGTATTACGCCCCAGTCGTCCGCGTTGAAACGTATAGTCAATTTGTTTTATCATATCCCAAACTCCGATGTAATCATCCACAACTACAATAATTGA
- the LOC123675645 gene encoding flocculation protein FLO11-like isoform X1 translates to MYTYIWRIILKDMKNIKEFDYAWRKVSVEIFRNRILVILFISASIFIGLGRAEDDLQFSTDTHIQDVSNSFKNELKRHKGSNDITHENGRDEDRKLKWAEYHDYNDLPPEEEQFPRTRTESPGRDEYNTGPELPPEEEPFPSTTTESPTIPPTSFPSTTTESPSIPPTSFPSATTESSSIPLTSFPSTTTESPSIPPTSFPSITTESPSIPPTSFPSITTESPSIPPTSFPSITTESPSIPPTSFPSTTTESPSIPPTSFPSITTESPSIPPTFFPGTTTESPSIPPTSFPSTTTESPNIPPTSFPSTTTESPTIPPTSFSSTTTESPSIPPTSFPSTTTESPSIPPTSFPSTTTESPNIPPTSFPGTTTESPSIPPTSFPSATTESSSIPLTSFPSTTTESPSIPPTSFPSITTESPSIPPTSFPSITTESPSIPPTSFPSITTESPSIPPTSFPSTTTESPSIPPTFFPGTTTESPSIPPTSFPSTTTESPSIPPTSFPSTTTESPSIPPTSFPSTTTESPSIPPTSFPSTTTESPSIPPTSFPSTTTESPSIPPTFFPGTTTESPSIPPTSFPGTTTESPSIPPWSFPSTTTESPSVSPTSFPSTTTESPSIPPRSFPSTTTESPSITPQSSALKRIVNLFYHIPNSDVIIHNYNN, encoded by the coding sequence GTCGAGCTGAAGATGATTTGCAGTTCTCCACAGATACACATATACAAGATGTTtcgaattcattcaaaaacgaACTGAAACGTCATAAAGGGTCAAATGATATAACCCATGAAAATGGTCGTGATGAGGACAGAAAGCTGAAATGGGCTGAATATCATGACTATAATGACCTACCACCTGAAGAAGAACAATTTCCTAGAACAAGAACTGAGTCACCAGGTAGGGATGAATATAATACAGGACCAGAACTACCACCTGAAGAAGAACCATTTCCTAGTACAACAACTGAGTCACCAACTATACCGCCCACGTCTTTTCCTAGTACAACAACTGAGTCACCAAGTATTCCGCCCACGTCTTTTCCTAGTGCAACAACTGAGTCATCAAGTATACCGCTCACGTCTTTTCCTAGTACAACAACTGAGTCACCAAGTATACCGCCCACGTCTTTTCCTAGTATAACAACTGAGTCACCAAGTATACCGCCCACGTCTTTTCCTAGTATAACAACTGAGTCACCAAGTATACCGCCCACGTCTTTTCCTAGTATAACAACTGAGTCACCAAGTATACCGCCCACGTCTTTTCCTAGTACAACAACTGAGTCACCAAGTATACCGCCCACGTCTTTTCCTAGTATAACAACTGAGTCACCAAGTATACCGCCCACGTTTTTTCCTGGTACAACAACTGAGTCACCAAGTATACCGCCCACGTCTTTTCCTAGTACAACAACTGAGTCTCCAAATATACCGCCCACGTCTTTTCCTAGTACAACAACTGAGTCACCAACTATACCGCCCACGTCTTTTTCTAGTACAACAACTGAGTCACCGAGTATACCGCCCACGTCTTTTCCTAGTACAACAACTGAGTCACCAAGTATACCGCCCACGTCTTTTCCTAGTACAACAACTGAGTCTCCAAATATACCGCCCACGTCTTTTCCTGGTACAACAACTGAGTCACCAAGTATTCCGCCCACGTCTTTTCCTAGTGCAACAACTGAGTCATCAAGTATACCGCTCACGTCTTTTCCTAGTACAACAACTGAGTCACCAAGTATACCGCCCACGTCTTTTCCTAGTATAACAACTGAGTCACCAAGTATACCGCCCACGTCTTTTCCTAGTATAACAACTGAGTCACCAAGTATACCGCCCACGTCTTTTCCTAGTATAACAACTGAGTCACCAAGTATACCGCCCACGTCTTTTCCTAGTACAACAACTGAGTCACCAAGTATACCGCCCACGTTTTTTCCTGGTACAACAACTGAGTCACCAAGTATACCGCCCACGTCTTTTCCTAGTACAACAACTGAGTCACCAAGTATACCGCCCACGTCTTTTCCTAGTACAACAACTGAGTCACCAAGTATACCGCCCACGTCTTTTCCTAGTACAACAACTGAGTCACCAAGTATACCGCCCACCTCTTTTCCTAGTACAACAACTGAGTCACCAAGTATACCGCCCACGTCTTTTCCTAGTACAACAACTGAGTCACCAAGTATACCGCCCACGTTTTTTCCTGGTACAACAACTGAGTCACCAAGTATACCGCCCACGTCTTTTCCTGGTACAACAACTGAGTCACCAAGTATACCGCCCTGGTCTTTTCCTAGTACAACAACTGAGTCACCAAGTGTATCGCCCACGTCTTTTCCTAGTACAACAACTGAGTCACCAAGTATACCGCCCCGGTCTTTTCCTAGTACAACAACTGAGTCACCAAGTATTACGCCCCAGTCGTCCGCGTTGAAACGTATAGTCAATTTGTTTTATCATATCCCAAACTCCGATGTAATCATCCACAACTACAATAATTGA